The proteins below are encoded in one region of Lagenorhynchus albirostris chromosome 7, mLagAlb1.1, whole genome shotgun sequence:
- the FAM78A gene encoding protein FAM78A, whose product MPDFLWDCWPSLEIRLVLCAMGCIQSIGGKARVFREGITVIDVKASIDPVPTSIDESSSVVLRYRTPHFRASAQVVMPPIPKKETWIVGWIQACSHMEFYNQYGEQGMSSWELPDLQEGKIEAISDSDGVNYPWYGNTTETCTIVGPTKRDSKFIISMNDNFYPSVTWAVPVSESNVAKLTNVYRDQSFITWLVATNTSTNDMIILQTLHWRMQLSIEVNPNRPLGQRARLREPIAQDQPKILSKNEPIPPSALVKPNANDAQVLMWRPKYGPALVVIPPKHR is encoded by the exons ATGCCCGATTTTCTCTGGGACTGCTGGCCTTCCCTGGAGATCAGACTCGTACTGTGTGCCATGGGCTGTATTCAGAGCATCGGGGGCAAAGCCAGAGTCTTCCGGGAAGGCATCACGGTGATCGACGTCAAGGCCTCCATCGATCCCGTTCCCACCAGCATCGATGAGTCCTCCAGCGTGGTGCTCCGCTACCGGACACCCCACTTCCGTGCCTCGGCCCAGGTGGTCATGCCACCCATCCCCAAGAAGGAGACCTGGATAGTGGGCTGGATTCAGGCGTGCAGCCACATGGAGTTCTACAACCAGTATGGGGAGCAGGGCAT GTCTAGCTGGGAGCTCCCAGACCTCCAGGAGGGCAAGATTGAGGCCATCAGCGACTCGGACGGGGTGAACTACCCCTGGTACGGGAACACCACGGAGACCTGCACCATCGTGGGCCCCACCAAGAGAGACTCCAAGTTCATCATCAGCATGAATGACAACTTTTACCCCAGCGTCACGTGGGCCGTGCCCGTCAGCGAGAGCAATGTGGCCAAGCTGACCAACGTCTACCGGGACCAGAGCTTCATCACGTGGCTGGTAGCCACCAACACCTCGACCAACGACATGATCATTCTGCAGACGCTGCACTGGCGCATGCAGCTCAGCATCGAGGTGAACCCCAACCGGCCCCTGGGCCAGCGCGCCCGGCTGCGGGAGCCCATCGCCCAGGACCAGCCCAAAATCCTGAGCAAGAATGAGCCCATCCCGCCCAGCGCCCTGGTCAAGCCCAATGCCAACGACGCTCAGGTCCTCATGTGGCGGCCCAAGTACGGGCCGGCGCTGGTGGTGATCCCGCCCAAGCACCGGTAA